The proteins below come from a single Chryseobacterium bernardetii genomic window:
- the mobC gene encoding conjugal transfer protein MobC, giving the protein MQEDDLRGLAKIMAFMRAVSILLVLMNFYWFCYSFFYDQGWTLEVLERILKNFQRTAGLFDNSLYSKVFALILLALSCLGTKGVKNEKIKWKNIYIYLISGSVLFLLNFPLLKISNPLYILTTSAGFILLMVAGLWMSRLLKNRLMDDPFNNENESFMQESRLIENEYSVNLPTQFYYQGKWNDGWINVINPFRAAIVAGTPGSGKSYAIINNYIKQHIEKGFSMYVFDFKFDDLSLIVYNHLLKHYDKYNVKPQFYVLNFDDPRRSHRCNPLSPSFLSDISDAYESAYTIMLNLNRTWIQKQGDFFVESPIILLASIIWFLKIYQNGIYCTFPHAIELLNKKYSDLFTILTSYPELENYLSPFLDAWEGGAQDQLQGQIASAKIPLSRIISPKLYWVMTGDDFSLDINNPNEPKILCVGSNPDRQTIYSAALGLYNSRIVRLINKKKQLKCSLIIDELPQIYFRGLDNLIASARSNLISVCLGLQDFSMLTRDYGDKESKVIQNIVGNIFAGQVVGDTAKTLSERFGKIVQKRQSISINRNDTSSSISTQLDSLIPASKISTLSQGMFVGAVADNFGEKIEQKIFHAQIIVDTEKVANETKNYKPIPQIRSFLSESGADIMEQEINENYRQIKLDVSIIISNELTRIENDPELAHLIRQE; this is encoded by the coding sequence ATGCAAGAAGACGATTTGCGAGGATTAGCCAAAATTATGGCCTTTATGCGTGCAGTTAGTATCCTATTGGTACTTATGAATTTCTACTGGTTCTGTTATTCTTTTTTCTACGACCAGGGATGGACACTTGAGGTTCTGGAAAGGATATTAAAGAACTTTCAAAGGACAGCCGGCCTGTTCGACAATTCGCTATATAGTAAAGTATTTGCGTTGATCTTATTAGCGCTCAGTTGCCTTGGGACCAAAGGTGTAAAAAATGAAAAAATTAAATGGAAAAACATTTACATATACCTGATATCCGGTTCAGTTCTTTTTCTTTTAAATTTTCCACTCCTTAAAATTTCAAATCCTCTTTATATACTTACTACTTCAGCGGGATTTATCCTGCTGATGGTAGCTGGCTTATGGATGAGCAGGCTACTAAAAAACAGGTTAATGGACGACCCTTTCAACAACGAAAATGAAAGTTTCATGCAGGAAAGCCGTCTTATCGAAAATGAATACTCCGTTAATCTACCTACACAATTCTATTATCAAGGAAAATGGAACGATGGATGGATAAATGTTATTAATCCTTTCCGTGCTGCAATAGTCGCCGGTACTCCTGGATCAGGAAAAAGTTATGCTATTATAAACAATTATATCAAGCAGCACATTGAGAAAGGATTCTCTATGTATGTATTCGATTTCAAATTCGACGATCTTTCATTAATCGTATATAACCATTTGTTAAAACATTATGATAAGTATAACGTCAAACCACAGTTTTACGTCTTAAACTTTGATGATCCACGTCGCAGTCATCGATGTAATCCGTTAAGCCCCTCATTTTTGAGTGATATTTCCGATGCGTACGAATCTGCATATACGATAATGTTAAATTTAAACAGGACATGGATTCAGAAACAGGGAGATTTTTTTGTAGAATCACCCATCATTCTGCTCGCCTCCATTATTTGGTTCCTCAAGATATATCAAAACGGTATCTATTGTACGTTTCCCCATGCCATTGAACTTCTGAATAAGAAATACTCCGATCTATTTACGATTCTGACAAGCTATCCAGAACTTGAGAACTACTTAAGCCCTTTTTTGGATGCGTGGGAGGGTGGAGCGCAAGACCAGCTACAGGGTCAGATCGCATCCGCAAAAATACCATTATCAAGAATTATATCTCCAAAATTATATTGGGTAATGACCGGAGATGATTTTTCACTTGACATAAATAATCCAAATGAACCCAAGATCTTATGTGTTGGTAGTAACCCGGACAGGCAAACTATATATTCCGCTGCGCTAGGACTTTATAATTCAAGAATTGTTCGTCTAATAAATAAAAAAAAGCAGCTAAAGTGCTCCCTGATTATCGATGAGCTTCCCCAAATTTATTTTCGAGGCTTGGATAACTTGATTGCCTCCGCCAGAAGTAATTTAATATCCGTATGCTTGGGATTACAAGACTTTTCAATGTTAACGAGAGATTATGGCGATAAAGAATCTAAAGTAATCCAAAATATAGTAGGTAATATTTTCGCGGGACAAGTGGTTGGCGACACTGCAAAAACATTGTCAGAAAGGTTCGGGAAAATTGTACAAAAAAGACAATCCATCAGTATAAACAGAAATGATACCAGTTCTTCCATTTCCACACAGCTCGATAGTCTGATTCCTGCATCAAAGATTTCAACCTTATCACAGGGCATGTTCGTCGGAGCCGTAGCGGACAATTTTGGTGAAAAAATAGAACAAAAGATATTTCACGCCCAGATCATAGTCGATACAGAAAAGGTAGCTAATGAAACGAAAAATTATAAGCCTATTCCACAGATACGATCCTTTCTATCCGAATCTGGGGCAGATATTATGGAACAGGAAATTAACGAAAATTACCGGCAGATAAAATTGGATGTTTCGATTATAATTTCGAACGAATTGACGAGAATTGAAAATGATCCTGAACTGGCTCATTTAATCCGACAGGAATGA
- a CDS encoding DUF3408 domain-containing protein — protein MKKTQNKVEVTIKVNQETGIAKGTYEKLFLDKKNMEKRGEKSIYLREEYHQRLSRIAQIIGGDKIPLYAYLDNILSHHFDLFESMIIEEFEANCKPLF, from the coding sequence ATGAAAAAGACACAAAACAAAGTTGAAGTTACGATTAAGGTAAATCAAGAAACAGGAATTGCTAAGGGAACGTATGAAAAGTTGTTCCTAGACAAAAAAAATATGGAAAAAAGAGGTGAAAAAAGTATCTATTTGCGGGAAGAGTACCACCAACGTTTATCCCGGATTGCCCAAATCATTGGCGGAGATAAGATCCCTCTCTATGCCTACCTCGACAATATACTTTCACATCATTTTGACCTATTTGAGTCGATGATAATTGAGGAATTTGAAGCTAACTGTAAACCTCTTTTTTGA
- a CDS encoding ParA family protein gives MEKKKKTLKVSIYTQKGGVGKSTITTLLASVLHYRLGFNVLVMDCDFPQHSLSNMRERDRVSIMNSEYHKKAAMKQFQTINKKAYPIIKSKADIALETALENISQLSVEPDIIFFDLPGTANTKGVLTALKSMDFIFSPITADRLVVESTLAFSKAFLQLPTSDDHNEGLALWLFWNQVDGREKTGLYKAYQEVIEELSLLIMKAGIRDSKRFRKETDDTINYVFRSSLLPAELQLLKVTRFDLFIAEFLKIIHL, from the coding sequence ATGGAAAAAAAGAAGAAAACTTTAAAGGTCAGCATTTATACGCAAAAAGGAGGAGTGGGGAAGTCCACAATCACAACTTTGCTGGCAAGTGTGCTGCATTATCGATTAGGTTTTAATGTTTTGGTTATGGACTGTGACTTCCCACAGCATAGTCTGAGTAATATGCGAGAAAGAGATAGAGTAAGTATCATGAATAGTGAATATCACAAGAAGGCAGCTATGAAGCAGTTCCAGACCATTAATAAGAAAGCGTACCCGATTATAAAAAGTAAGGCGGATATAGCTCTGGAAACAGCTTTAGAGAATATAAGTCAGCTTTCTGTTGAGCCAGATATTATATTCTTTGATTTACCGGGTACAGCCAATACAAAAGGCGTGTTAACCGCGTTAAAGTCTATGGATTTTATTTTTTCTCCCATTACAGCTGATCGTCTTGTTGTGGAGAGTACACTTGCGTTCAGTAAGGCCTTTCTTCAGCTTCCTACCTCAGATGATCACAATGAAGGGTTAGCCCTCTGGCTGTTTTGGAACCAGGTTGACGGTCGTGAAAAGACAGGTCTCTACAAAGCATACCAAGAGGTGATTGAGGAGCTTAGTCTACTTATAATGAAAGCAGGTATTCGGGATAGTAAGCGGTTTAGAAAAGAGACGGATGACACGATTAATTACGTTTTTAGATCCAGTCTGCTACCAGCTGAGTTGCAGCTATTGAAGGTTACCCGCTTTGACCTTTTTATAGCTGAGTTTCTAAAGATCATTCACTTATAA
- a CDS encoding DUF4133 domain-containing protein gives MKYHINKGIGRTVEFKGLKAQYLFVFAGGLLTALILVMIMYMVGIHMYLCLSFCLSTASLIIWKTFALNAKYGEHGLMKLGAKNKHPKYIISRKIITKYLVCKSPNGK, from the coding sequence ATGAAGTATCATATTAATAAAGGAATAGGGAGGACGGTTGAATTCAAAGGTTTGAAAGCTCAATACCTTTTTGTTTTTGCCGGTGGGCTGCTTACTGCTCTCATCCTTGTGATGATCATGTATATGGTTGGAATCCACATGTACCTGTGTCTTAGTTTCTGTCTCAGTACTGCTTCACTTATTATCTGGAAAACTTTCGCGCTTAATGCAAAATATGGCGAGCATGGCCTGATGAAGCTTGGCGCAAAAAATAAGCACCCAAAGTATATCATCAGCAGAAAGATTATTACCAAGTATCTAGTATGTAAGTCACCTAATGGAAAATAA
- a CDS encoding conjugal transfer protein TraD yields MEGLIQIVILVCLFTIIVLLAIDKVKIVKSVKTPEPKAVSSRLPDVMGKTHKDTDHRLNEDRISGRPLIKPKTDELDQPNKVLENQLNAQLEDEVPIDPIEDEEWLEDEFPPYDERFSQGVSLEELLTVGKLLQQNDLESEQQNKVIDIMQKIQGTDLYNVLENTIEGASQRVAILLDKTLDSKNLNVVAPSEGQLDDFDIGNFL; encoded by the coding sequence ATGGAAGGTTTAATACAAATTGTGATCCTGGTCTGCCTTTTTACAATTATCGTTTTGCTTGCTATTGATAAGGTTAAAATAGTTAAGTCCGTGAAAACACCGGAACCGAAGGCGGTTTCTTCCCGATTACCTGATGTTATGGGCAAAACCCATAAGGACACAGATCATAGGTTAAATGAAGACAGAATTAGCGGTAGGCCATTGATAAAACCTAAAACTGATGAATTGGATCAACCTAACAAAGTTTTGGAAAATCAATTAAATGCACAACTGGAGGACGAAGTACCTATTGATCCGATCGAAGATGAAGAATGGTTGGAGGATGAATTTCCACCTTATGATGAAAGATTCAGTCAGGGTGTTTCCCTTGAAGAGTTGTTGACGGTAGGAAAACTTCTCCAGCAAAATGATCTCGAATCGGAGCAGCAAAATAAGGTAATTGATATTATGCAAAAAATACAGGGGACGGATTTATACAATGTTTTAGAGAATACAATTGAAGGTGCTTCCCAAAGGGTAGCAATTTTACTTGATAAAACTTTAGATAGCAAGAACTTGAACGTTGTGGCACCATCTGAAGGCCAGTTGGACGATTTTGATATTGGTAATTTTTTATGA
- a CDS encoding ADP-ribosyltransferase-containing protein — MDSIKPKQSTTKILYHGTNSDFNEFSLEYLGQNTDRDNCHRGIHLTEEIGIAQLFGEKVFECQVHLKKCLNLDDVFGCTDQAPDIVNIIFEEDITDPNEALEFIDDNIGLGEYMEFMEAFNSQDNLNMFKERGYDHIIAGFARDKVEYCIFEPAEISILNKDFISLFPKNAYLSVLPANSRQIENILKALQSTNDRELNILYKQLFKNINSIPNKIDGFEIDNIKKLKILAGKDNTEGSLCYSINKGKLYRELPGTLDGKSPVLKLSADKVKKNGLGISR; from the coding sequence ATGGATTCAATCAAACCTAAACAATCTACAACTAAAATCTTATATCACGGAACCAACAGCGATTTTAATGAATTTTCACTAGAATATCTAGGCCAAAATACAGATAGAGACAATTGTCATCGGGGTATTCATTTAACGGAGGAAATTGGTATAGCACAACTTTTTGGTGAAAAAGTTTTTGAGTGTCAGGTTCACCTAAAAAAATGCCTGAATTTGGATGATGTCTTTGGCTGCACTGACCAAGCACCCGACATTGTTAATATTATATTTGAAGAGGATATTACCGATCCTAATGAAGCTTTGGAATTTATAGATGATAATATCGGATTAGGGGAATATATGGAATTTATGGAAGCCTTTAACTCACAAGATAACCTCAATATGTTTAAAGAACGTGGTTACGATCATATTATAGCTGGATTCGCCAGGGATAAAGTAGAATATTGCATTTTTGAACCTGCTGAAATTTCAATTCTTAATAAGGATTTTATTTCTCTTTTTCCAAAGAATGCGTACCTTTCCGTATTGCCAGCGAATTCCCGTCAGATTGAAAATATTTTAAAAGCTCTACAATCAACGAATGATCGGGAATTAAATATACTGTATAAGCAACTGTTTAAAAATATCAATAGTATTCCCAACAAAATAGACGGTTTTGAAATAGATAATATTAAAAAACTAAAGATACTGGCTGGGAAAGATAATACAGAAGGTTCTCTGTGCTATTCTATAAATAAGGGGAAACTATATCGAGAGTTGCCTGGTACGCTGGACGGAAAATCACCGGTTCTAAAGCTGTCTGCCGATAAAGTCAAAAAGAACGGCTTAGGAATCTCACGATAA
- the mobB gene encoding conjugal transfer protein MobB has translation MVAKIGRGTNIYGALQYNHGKVLNNNGEILHLHHMKETADGNYTAMQLLTSFAPYLLANKNTEKTALHISLNPDPNDSISDEDYIKIAEEYMQKLGYGEQPYVVFKHTDIERTHIHVVSTTVDCKGIKIPDSFEKKKSMDICRELETKFNLSPAPEKQFGDPSIPLNPVHYMTGNIKAQIASIVRYLPKYYHFQTLGSYNALLSLFNITSEYIKKEHRGEIKEGLVYFATDENGNKVSNPFKSSLFGKQAGLKELRAHFDKSRPNSASAKSSITEAIQQAMQLNSNEKTFKEYLIQHGINTVIRRNEQDRIYGITFIDHNTRNVFNGSQLGKQFSANVFQELFSSHDLKLNQNKIVQPIIINQTNSTNNTATSDNLHPFFDFMVNLPNIDGFGFLESLLTGTFAEDPEEQAFEYQMKKKRKKRPT, from the coding sequence ATGGTCGCAAAAATAGGAAGAGGAACTAATATCTATGGCGCTTTACAGTACAACCACGGCAAAGTTCTCAATAATAATGGCGAGATTTTGCACCTTCATCATATGAAGGAAACTGCTGACGGAAATTATACGGCAATGCAACTCTTAACTTCTTTTGCCCCTTATTTACTGGCAAATAAAAACACCGAAAAAACAGCCCTTCATATTTCACTTAATCCAGATCCAAACGATAGTATTTCTGATGAGGACTATATAAAGATTGCTGAGGAATACATGCAGAAATTGGGCTATGGCGAACAACCTTATGTCGTCTTCAAGCATACTGACATCGAACGTACGCATATACACGTTGTATCAACAACAGTTGATTGTAAGGGTATTAAAATTCCGGATTCATTTGAAAAGAAAAAATCAATGGATATCTGTAGAGAACTCGAAACAAAGTTTAACCTATCGCCTGCACCTGAAAAGCAGTTTGGCGATCCCAGCATCCCATTAAATCCAGTTCATTACATGACAGGAAACATTAAAGCTCAGATCGCATCTATTGTTCGTTATCTTCCCAAGTACTACCATTTCCAGACCTTAGGAAGTTATAATGCATTGTTGTCACTTTTTAATATAACGTCTGAGTACATCAAAAAGGAACACCGAGGGGAAATCAAAGAGGGATTGGTTTATTTCGCTACAGATGAAAATGGAAATAAAGTAAGCAATCCCTTTAAATCTTCATTGTTTGGTAAACAGGCAGGACTAAAAGAACTCAGGGCTCATTTTGATAAAAGTAGACCGAACAGCGCATCAGCTAAATCTTCCATTACAGAAGCTATCCAGCAGGCAATGCAGCTAAATTCAAACGAAAAGACCTTTAAGGAATATTTGATCCAACATGGAATTAACACTGTTATCAGGAGAAATGAGCAAGACCGAATTTACGGCATTACCTTCATAGACCATAATACAAGGAATGTGTTTAACGGTTCCCAACTAGGAAAGCAATTCTCAGCGAATGTCTTTCAAGAACTATTTTCTAGTCACGACTTAAAACTGAACCAAAATAAAATAGTACAGCCAATTATTATAAATCAGACAAATTCAACTAATAATACGGCCACATCAGATAACTTACATCCGTTTTTTGATTTTATGGTAAATCTTCCTAACATTGATGGTTTTGGGTTCCTCGAATCACTACTCACTGGCACATTTGCCGAAGATCCCGAAGAGCAAGCCTTTGAATATCAGATGAAGAAAAAACGAAAAAAACGCCCCACCTGA
- a CDS encoding DUF3408 domain-containing protein produces MTRGKERKSFERPVVDEDYLMQIMSGDEPAPDKIIVKQDEQKESKPRERAKSSLAKKVDYEETFLVNRFPSGRSGKVVYIRSEFHERLLRIVQLTREDKVTLYSYIDNILEYHFREFGGDITDYFNDRFKPII; encoded by the coding sequence ATGACAAGAGGAAAGGAACGAAAAAGTTTTGAAAGACCTGTCGTCGATGAAGATTATCTCATGCAGATTATGAGTGGAGATGAGCCAGCTCCAGATAAGATTATCGTTAAACAGGATGAACAAAAAGAGAGTAAACCCCGCGAACGGGCAAAATCATCATTAGCTAAGAAAGTTGATTATGAAGAAACGTTTCTGGTCAACCGTTTTCCTTCGGGAAGAAGTGGTAAGGTTGTATACATTCGATCGGAATTCCATGAACGGTTGCTTCGGATCGTACAATTGACAAGGGAAGATAAAGTAACGCTGTACTCTTACATAGACAATATTTTGGAATATCATTTCAGGGAATTTGGGGGTGACATCACTGATTACTTCAATGACCGATTTAAACCAATAATATAA
- the mobA gene encoding conjugal transfer protein MobA, whose amino-acid sequence MNAQHKGGRNPKLNRAVHRYVFRLTETENTRFLSLFEQSGLDTKAKFIVSLLFERRIKSIKIDAGANEYTTKLSHFFAQFRAIGVNYNQVVKVIHTNFSDKKTILYVGKLEKYTLELANLCKEILILTKQFETEYLLKKEN is encoded by the coding sequence ATGAATGCACAACACAAAGGCGGGAGAAATCCAAAATTAAACAGGGCGGTACACCGCTATGTTTTCAGATTAACAGAAACCGAAAACACAAGGTTTCTATCACTTTTTGAGCAGAGCGGATTGGATACAAAAGCAAAGTTTATTGTATCACTATTATTTGAGAGACGCATAAAATCAATTAAAATAGATGCTGGCGCAAATGAATACACAACCAAATTATCGCATTTCTTCGCACAATTCAGAGCCATCGGTGTAAATTACAATCAGGTAGTGAAGGTGATACATACGAACTTCAGTGATAAAAAAACGATACTATATGTTGGTAAATTGGAAAAGTACACCCTTGAATTAGCCAACTTATGTAAGGAAATACTGATTCTCACCAAACAGTTTGAAACAGAGTACCTGCTAAAAAAAGAAAATTAA
- a CDS encoding DUF4134 domain-containing protein, whose amino-acid sequence MKNRRLKILLVFAICFSFQNVLLAQGNGVAGISEATQMVTSYFDPATKLIYAIGAVVGLIGGVKVYNKFSSGDPDTSKTAASWFGACIFLIVAATILRSFFL is encoded by the coding sequence ATGAAAAATCGAAGACTAAAAATTCTGTTAGTATTTGCCATTTGCTTTTCCTTCCAAAATGTGCTCCTCGCCCAAGGAAATGGTGTAGCAGGTATATCAGAAGCAACCCAAATGGTAACCAGCTATTTTGATCCTGCAACCAAGCTGATCTATGCGATCGGTGCTGTCGTCGGACTGATTGGAGGGGTGAAAGTGTATAATAAATTTTCATCTGGAGACCCTGACACGAGTAAAACGGCGGCGAGCTGGTTTGGGGCATGTATTTTCCTGATTGTGGCTGCAACAATATTGCGTTCATTCTTTCTATAA